TTTTCCTCTGGTTGTGTCACTCTCATCTTCTCCTGTCTTGAACTGTTTGTTGGGTTCTCTTCTCTGCTGCTAATTAAATCTTAACCCGTGAAAATGTACTCCCCGTGACGTCAATATGAACTGAATATGAACAAGCAAATAAATTAATATTTACCGGGACGTCATAAATCCCCTGAATTTTTCCGCAATTTCTTTGGCATGGGAACGATACAGATAATGATTCGCTTCCAGCAGCACCACTTCACTATGCACAGTGTTCTCTATTAGCTTCTCATGCTCGGGAATCCAATTCTCCGCTGCCGGATGATTCTTTTGAATAAAGAAAAGAACAGGGAGATTTACAGGGAACGTTAGCTGTTCAGCTGCTTTAAAGTTAGAATACATGCTCTCTGCCTCATTTAATTGAGTGGTATTATACATATTTTTTCGGATCAGAATGTTCAATTGTTCTTTGGTCTGCTCATCATATGGTAGTCCATCATAAGGGTCAGCACTCAGTTTCAATTGTACTCGCGCAAATCCTAAGTTACGGAACCATTTAATCGGTTGTGTATCTGACGAATCAATCTTCTGTTCACTTATCGCTGGAACACTGCTATCCAATCCCACGAATGCACTTACTTCGTTTGAATATTTGTTCACATAATCCAGACTATAGATCCCCGATATGGAATGACCCATCAGGATATAGCGATCAATATGGAGACTCTGTAACGCGTCATGAATTTCACTTACGATATTTGCCGTACTGCGTTCCTTTTCGGTCTGATCACTTAATCCGTAACCAAAAGGCTCAATAACAACGACTTTATAATATGGGGATAGCTCTGAGATAAGCGGCTTAAAATCAAGTGCGGGTGACGCTGTTCCAAACCCTGGTAAAAGGACGATCGTTTCTTCTCCTTTTCCTTGAATGCTGACATTCATCTGTTTTCCATCTACAGACACGCGCTGTCCATACGTTTCCATTCTTTTTTGCTCCGAATGACTGCTGATTTTGTTAACGCTATACACGGTGGCCACGAAAAGTAGGATGACTATAACGATTGCACCTAATACTTTAAGCAAAATGTTCAACACTTTTCTCGTTCTGGTTCCACCCCACGGTTGCTTCTCTGTTTCTGGTGTCACACTCATCTGCTCCTGTCCTCATCTGTTTACTGGTCGTAACAAGCCGTTAATCCAAGCCTAACCAACCCAGATGTCCTCATCATGACGACAATATGAACGGAGTATGAACTAACAAAAAAGGGCCACGTTTCACATGCGCGGCAGCTTGCATGTGAAACGTGGCCTGAAAATATGGTTTAAACAATGAGATGAATATTCTACACATCCACATTATCCTGTAAGTAAGCCTAACTATTCCGTTGGTGGAGTGATGGGCAACGTGACAATAAAGGTCGTTCCATGACCAGGTTCACTTTCTACTCGGATGTCCCCTTGATGAAGCGATACAATCTGTTTAACGATGGCAAGTCCCATACCACTGCCGTCATACTTGCGACTGTGAGAGCGATCCGACTTGAAAAACCGTTCGAATATACGCTTCTGGTCTTCAAGAGGGATACCGATACCTGTGTCGGAGATTCGAATAATCACGTTCTTGATATCCTGCTTGGTGCTGGCGTGAATTACACCGCCATCCTTGGAAAATTTGATACCGTTGCTAAGAATATTCGTCCATACCTGGTTCAACTGATCGTGATCAGCCAAAACTTTAACAGCTTGGAGATCA
Above is a window of Paenibacillus sp. E222 DNA encoding:
- a CDS encoding alpha/beta fold hydrolase codes for the protein MSVTPETEKQPWGGTRTRKVLNILLKVLGAIVIVILLFVATVYSVNKISSHSEQKRMETYGQRVSVDGKQMNVSIQGKGEETIVLLPGFGTASPALDFKPLISELSPYYKVVVIEPFGYGLSDQTEKERSTANIVSEIHDALQSLHIDRYILMGHSISGIYSLDYVNKYSNEVSAFVGLDSSVPAISEQKIDSSDTQPIKWFRNLGFARVQLKLSADPYDGLPYDEQTKEQLNILIRKNMYNTTQLNEAESMYSNFKAAEQLTFPVNLPVLFFIQKNHPAAENWIPEHEKLIENTVHSEVVLLEANHYLYRSHAKEIAEKFRGFMTSR